A stretch of DNA from Staphylococcus sp. KG4-3:
CGAAACTATCTAAAGCTAAATTATATACAATAACTACTTCTGGTATGAGTGCAGTGAGTATGGCGATGTTAGGGTCCTATATGCAAATGCTCGAGCCTAAATTTGTTGTTACTGCTGTGATGCTTAATATTTTCAGTGCATTAATTATTGCTAGTGTAATTAATCCGTATAAATCCGATGACAAAGATGTTGAAATATCAAATTTAACGGCTAATAGCAACGTGCATGAGAACAATACTACAAAACCTAAAAAAGTACCTTTCTTTCAAATGATTGGTGATAGTGCTACAGATGGTTTCAAAATTGCTGTTAGTGTTGCTATTATGCTACTAGCATTTATTTCCCTCATGGAAGCTATCACTGTATTATTCAACTTAGTCGGGTTAGACTTTAGACAATTAATTGGTTTCATCTTTGCACCAATCGCTTTTATTATAGGAATACCTTGGCATGAAGCTGTTCAAGCTGGTTCAATTATGGCTACAAAATTAATTACTAATGAATTCGTTGCTATGCTAGATTTCCAAAAATTAGCCCATACTCTTTCACACCGTACCCAAGGTATTATCTCAGTATATCTTGTTAGTTTCGCTAACTTTGGTACAGTTGGCATTATTGTTGGATCAATAAAAGGATTTAGCACCGAACAAGGGAATAAAGTCGCTTCATTTGCTATGCGTTTATTACTCGGTTCTACCTTAGCTTCTATCATTTCAGCATCTATAATCGGTTTAGTATTATAAAAGATACACACTTTTAAGTAACTTTTACCATTTAAATACAAAAACAGCTTGTTAATTGGTTTACCTGAGCTGTGCTCATGTATAAGAACTACTAATTTTCACAAATGAAAATAGTAGTTCTTTACATTTTCATGCGTTCTTTATTCACATTCACCATCACGATACACCTCTTCCTAAATTGTATAATTACATTATAATTGTAAACGTTTACAAAAATCAATTTTTTAATTATTCAAAACGCTCATTTATTTTAAAATTCTCTAATTGCTATTTTGCGAAACGATACGATTAAAAATATAAAAGCGCAGTACAGAAATCTAAAATAATTTCTTTAGACTTCTGTACTGCGCCATTAACTTCATTTCAATCACTAATATCATTATAATTCATAAATTGCACTGTAATACCATAATTATAATTTAGTGATATTTATTCAATTGGAATATTTCATCATCCACGATAACTTCTACATTAGCATGTTGTCGCAATATACTGGCAGGTAACGATTCGGATATATCTCCTTCTAAGAGTTGTTTGATTGCATATTGCTTATGTTCACCTAACGCCAACAAAATAATCCTCTTCGCTCGCATAATAGATGAAAGGCCCATCGATATTGCTTGTTTAGGTACATTTTCAATTGTTTCAAAGTTTTTACTATTCGCCTTAATTGTTGAAGAGGTCAAATCCACTACGCTCGTCACGCTATCAAAAGATGTATACGGCTCATTAAAACCAATATGCCCATTTTCACCAATTCCTAAAATTTGAATATCTGCAGGGCCTATATCACGTAACAGTCGTTCGTAATTCCTAGATTCTTGTAAAACATCTTTTGCATTTCCCATTGGTAAATGTATATTATCCTTTTTCCATGAATCATTATGCTTAAATAAATGTTCATTCATATACACATGATAGCTCTGTTCATGATCTGGTGCTAAACCAACATACTCATCTAAATTAAACGTAACCACACGTGATAAATCAACTAGATTACTATTTAATAATTCTGATAGATATTTATACACGCCTATCATTGTACTGCCTGTGGCCAAACCTAAAACCGTATTAGGTTTAGTCTTAAGTTGTTTTAACAGCTCAGTTGCTAAGTATTGACTAGCTATAGTTTGATTCTTCAAATTTGTAACATTCATCTTTTCACCATATCTTTATTCAATATTTGATATCCTTTCCTATCTTTTTACATGTTGTATTACAATTTTCCATTCTCTAAAAGCGTCTCAACTTCATTTTTTATCGTAGTAACATGAGGGCCATATATAACTTGAACGCCATTCCCTTTTTGAATAACTCCTCTAGCTTGCGTGGCTGTTAGCAAAGATTTATCCACTTCTTCATCACTGTTTAACGTCACTCTTAAACGAGTAGCACAGCAATCAACTACATCTATATTTTCTTTACCACCAAGTGCTTGAATTATTGTCTTAGCACGATCCGTTGCTTCTACAGTTTCTGTCGTCACTTCATCTTCACGACCCGGCGTTTTGAAATTGAACTTCGTTATCAAGAATCTAAAAATAATGTAATATATCATAAACCAGATTATACCAACCGGGATTATCCACAAGAAATTTGTTTTAGAATTTCCTTGAAGCACACCAAATAATAAAAAGTCTATAAAACCTCCACTAAAAGTTTGGCCTACAGTTATATTAAAAATGTCTGCCATCATAAATGCTAGTCCATCTAAAAATGCATGAATCACATATAATATAGGAGCAACAAATAAAAAACTAAATTCTAATGGTTCTGTAATACCTGTTAAAAACGATGTTAAAGCTGCAGAGAGCATCAATCCTCCTAC
This window harbors:
- a CDS encoding NupC/NupG family nucleoside CNT transporter; the encoded protein is MSILFSITGILFALIISFIFSYDRKAIKFRKPLTMLIIQVIIVLFMMNTTIGLITLTTLGSFFEALLDISKSGIDFVFGGLQNKGASTFFITVLLPLVFISVLIGMLNYFKILPFIIKYVGIIINKLTGMGRLESYFAISTSMLGQPEVYLTIKEMIPKLSKAKLYTITTSGMSAVSMAMLGSYMQMLEPKFVVTAVMLNIFSALIIASVINPYKSDDKDVEISNLTANSNVHENNTTKPKKVPFFQMIGDSATDGFKIAVSVAIMLLAFISLMEAITVLFNLVGLDFRQLIGFIFAPIAFIIGIPWHEAVQAGSIMATKLITNEFVAMLDFQKLAHTLSHRTQGIISVYLVSFANFGTVGIIVGSIKGFSTEQGNKVASFAMRLLLGSTLASIISASIIGLVL
- the nagB gene encoding glucosamine-6-phosphate deaminase, with the translated sequence MNVTNLKNQTIASQYLATELLKQLKTKPNTVLGLATGSTMIGVYKYLSELLNSNLVDLSRVVTFNLDEYVGLAPDHEQSYHVYMNEHLFKHNDSWKKDNIHLPMGNAKDVLQESRNYERLLRDIGPADIQILGIGENGHIGFNEPYTSFDSVTSVVDLTSSTIKANSKNFETIENVPKQAISMGLSSIMRAKRIILLALGEHKQYAIKQLLEGDISESLPASILRQHANVEVIVDDEIFQLNKYH